Sequence from the Pseudocalidococcus azoricus BACA0444 genome:
ATTGCTGGGGGAGCCGTAATTGCCGGGATCTGGCTCATTCCCCCCTTGTTACGGTTGTTGGCCCGGACCGAGAGCCGGGAATTATTCTTGCTTGGAGTGGTCGCGCTCTGTTTGGGGATCGCCCTATTGACAGATCGCCTCGGCCTTTCGATTGAAATTGGGGCCTTCATTGCGGGGCTGATGATCTCGGAGGTGGAGTATGCCGATCAGACCCTTTCCTATGTGGAGCCGTTACGGGATATTTTTGCCACCCTCTTTTTTGCCGCCATTGGGATGTTGATTGACCCGGTCTTTCTCTGGAATCACTGGGAGCTAATTCTGGGCCTGGTGGCCTTGGTGATTATTGGCAAGTTTTGTATTATCACCCCCATCGTCAAGCTGTTTGGCTATTCCTGGAAAACGGCCTTGATTACGGGCATCGGCCTGACCCAAATTGGGGAATTTTCCTTTGTCCTGGCTAGTGAAGGACAATCCCTCGGCCTGGTGTCGCGGCAAGTGTATCTGCTGATCCTGGGGACAACAGCGGTGACATTAATCGTGACTCCCTTTCTCTTAAAAGCCGTACCCTTATTGATGGGGTTACCTTGGTTCCAGGCCTGGTTTCAGAATGATGATCGGGTGATTGAAATGGGTGAAACCGAATTACCGCAACAAAATCACCTCATTGTCTGTGGCTATGGACGCGTTGGGCAGAGTATTGTCCAACTGTTACGGGAACAAAATTATCCTGTCTTGGTGATTGATCAAAGTGAAGAGGCGATTCAGAAACTCCGCCAGACGGATATTCCCTATCTCTATGGCAATGCCTCTAGCCCGACCGTATTAGAAAAAGCGGGTGTCTCCCAGGCCTTGGGGATGGCCATCGCTCTTTCCGACAGCATGAGTACCCGGTTATGTCTCAAACGGGGATTGGAATTTGCCCCAGAGTTAGATGTGATTGTCCGGGCCAATCAAGACAAAGACATTGAACTGCTCTACCAACTGGGGGCGCGGGAAGTGGTGCAGCCGGAGTTTGAAGCCAGCCTGGAACTTGCGGCCCATTTGTTGTTTAGCTTGGGCCTATCTGAGCCAAAAATTCAGCGGCAAGTCCAAAATATTCGCAACCGACACTACCAAGATTTACGGGGAGAACGCTCGGCCATGTTGGTTTCCCGTGAACTTCGCCAGGCCGCGCGCGACTTAAATAGCCAATGGCAGACCTTAGCCGATAACTCCCCAGTCCTGGGCATGAGTCTCAAGGATATTGAACTGCGGCAATTGACGGGGGCAACTTTGTTAGCGGTGATGCGAGCCGATGGAACCGAAATTGACTACCCCGGCGGGGAAACAGAACTCCAGGCCGGTGATCGCTTGTTGATTACAGGGCAACCCACTGAGATTAAAGCGGCCCAGGCCCTCTTTAGTGAACCGACCCCATTCGTCACGCCAATTCTCAACGGTGGCCATGGGAATGGGGATGTCATTGCCAATTTGTGGCTGATGTTACCGCCGGATAGTGCTGGGATTAATTGTCCCTTAGGAGAGGTGGGGTTGCCCCAGGGAGTCATTGTCCAAGCCCTGCGCCGTGATGGGATCTTTTCGATGCTACCCAATGCCGACATCATTCTTGAGGGAGGGGATCGCCTCCTACTGCGGGGGCCAGTGAATGATTTGACCCTAGCTGGGGATATTCTCACAGCCCGATCTGTTTTGCTGGCATCCCCCCAATTGGAAGCCGTCTAAAGGATCACTCAGTCACCTAAATTGGGAAATACTGCGGCTCAATGCCTGGTCCAATCAGGAGTAGAGAATTTTCCTTCATCAGTTCCCATTTTTCCTGGGGGTTAAAGGGTTCCGAGGCAATTTGTACCCCCCCTGGATTTTGCCAATAGAGGGTTGGGATGGGTTCAGGATTACCGCAGCGGGCGGCGAGGAGATAGTTACCATCGGTGACAACCATATTTAAGGCCACTCGAACTCCATTGGCTTCAGCTAGTTCTAGTACTATGCGGAGGGTTTGGCGGAGGGCCATAATTGGGGAAAGTTGGGGATTCGAGACCATTTCACTGCAAAATAGGGCAAACAGATGTTCAGAATCTGTAGTTCCCTCAATCAGGGCATAGGATAAGTCGTTGAGGCGATTGCGAATGGGGCGATAGAGGCTCTGCCGGAAGTTTTCAATAAAACCGTTATGAATACCTAACCAGCGGCCCCAGCGAAAGGGTTGGGAATTACTCAGTTGTACCGCTTGCCCAGGGGTGGCACTTCTGACACTGGCCAGAACACAGCCGGACTCCACAAAGCGGGCTAAATGCTCTGTGAAATTTAAATCACTCCAAATCGGGAGGACTTGCCGATATAAAAACGGTTCTACGGCCTGGCGGGGATGATACCAACCGACTCCAAAGCCATCGGCATTCAGTAAGCCTACGGTCATCTCACGGGGTAAGTAGCTTTGGACTAGGAGAGAATGCTCTGGGATTAATATTAAATGTTCAAGACTGCGAACCGGCCCCAAATAGGCTAAGAGACGACACATAGCAGGCAAAACTCCAGGGGGACTAACTTTAATTATGGGGGCTACCCTTGCACAAGGCTGGATCCTGGCTCAACCTAGTAAGGCTCACCGTTGTTAGGGGTTGGGTTGACCGGGGGCTAATTTAAGTCATTCAAAGATAATGCTGATCACTATACTAAAGGTTTCATCGTGGTAGTCGGCCCGATTAAGGCAATGGATAGATGGACTCTCTGTTTGGGATGTCATCCTGCTGACTAGAGCCTGGAATCCCCTGACTGTTAGGTTAGAGAAAGTTAATTTGGTTGATCCATGTGCTGATCGACCGGAATCAAGATTTGGTTTAATTGCACTCCTGCGAGATTTTAATCCTATGCCCCTGATTGTGCCCCCTTCACTGCCCGCCCGTAAGTCCATTGATGCCAATATCTGGTTAGCCCTTGTTGGGGGCCTGGTGGGGACGGTGATTATTTATGCGATCCTGATCCCGTTTCAGACGAGTTATATTGGGCAGTTGCTGTTTAATCGGGGTTGGACTCAGCCCGTGGTGATTTTGTTTGCCCTCTTAGTGGCGATTTTTACTCTCCTCAAGTGGATGCGAGTCCTAGTCGAGGAGCGGGCCCTGAGGCAGGCCTGGATTCCCGGAAATTTTCCGATCCAATCCCCGACCGATGAGCAACTTTGGGATTTTCAACAAACTCTGAGTAAACGCCGGGCGGTTTTGCCGATTCGTTGTGCCCGGATTTTGGGAGCTTATATGCAGGGGCAAACCCGAGAAGCCGCTGCCGAGATGGCCTTGGATGATGGGGCCGCAGCCAGTGCCGCTTCGGAGAGTTCCTATACCTTGCCGCGAGTTTTGGTCTGGGCAATTCCACTGCTGGGGTTTATCGGTACTGTCGTTGGGATTAGCCAGGCCGTGGATGGATTTTCTCGCTTTCTCCAGGCCGCCCAAGAGGTGGATCAAATTAAAGAAGGGATTGGCAGTGTCACAACTGGGTTGGCTGTAGCCTTTGATACAACCCTGCTGGCCCTGGTGCTGAGTGTCTTGGTGATGATTCCCCTGGTGATGGTGGAGCGACTGGAATCCCAGTTATTGCTGAATATGGACAGTTACATCAATGACTTTGTGTTGGGGCGCATTAGCGGGACTGGGGCGGAAACAGCCGGGCCCAGTTTGGGGGTAGAGGAGTTACGGCAAACGGTACAGGAGGTCTTACGGGCAGAGTTACCGGGCCTGGAGGAAAAAATTGTCCCCCTGCCCGAAAAACTCGAAACGGTCTTAAATCAGTTTGGGCGACTTTCCCAGGCCTTGGCCAATGACCGCAAGCAATTTTTAGCCACCTTAACGGAAACTCAGGAAACCCAGGCCCAGGCCCTCGAGCAACTGTTAGCTCAATTTCATCATCAAGGGGCATTACTCCTGGAGACAATGCAGCAGGGACAGGTGGAAGCTTCTAGTAAAATCACCAGTCAAGCCGCTGAAGTGGCCCAAGTTCTTGCTCAAACCAATCAAATTTTGCAGCAGCGATTGGAGGTGATTACTTCCCTGGATGGAGCCTTAAAAACCCTAGCGGATACGGGGAGTTTACAAGGGGTATTGAAGGATCTAGAGGTAACTTTAATTCAACTCCAACCCACCCTCCAGCAACTTTCCCAACCGCGGCGTGTCACCCTGGTTGAACAGGCCTGGGATCACAACAAATCCTAAGCCTTAGCATTGCCTAATCCTGCCCGATCTATCTACCTGAAACCTCACCGAAGGTCTTGATGAATTATGCCCCGCCGCCATCACGCTCCTGAACTGGATCTCTTTCCATTCCTGTCTGTCTTGGCCTGTACCATTGGCACGCTGATTCTGATGGTGGTGGTGATCAGTACCAGCAGTCTGCAAAAAGACCGGAGTAATGTCCAAATTTTGGCCCGGGAAACCGCCCAAGGTGAAAAAACGCCCCGTTATGTTGAATGTCTGGCCAAAGGAGTCTTGATTCATCCCCAAAGAACCCTGGTTCCCACGGCCCAACTGGATAGCCCCACCGCTGCCTTTACTAAACTCGTCAATCAGATCAAAAGTCGTCCATCGGAATATATTATCGTTGCGGTGCGCCCCGATGGCTTTGACTGCTTTGAAAAAGCGCGGGCCGTGGTGGAGCAAGCCGGGGTGGCCATTGGTTTTGAACCCTTTAATGCGGATTGGAAACTTTGTTTGAAGCAACCCTGCCAATGATGTCTGCCCCCCCCGCAACCCCTCCCAGGATTCATGTCCTTTCCCCCCAAGTGACAGCCATCATGGCGGCTGGGGAAGTCATGGATGATTGGGGAGCCGTGGTGCGGGAATTAATTGAAAATGCCCTAGATGCCCAGGCCCAACGGATTCAACTCCATTTAGATGTATCCGGCCAGTCCCTGGAAATTACCGATAACGGTTGGGGAATGAGTTGGGCTGATCTCCAAGTCTGTTGTTTGCCCCATAGCACCAGTAAAGCTCCCGCCGATCAGGGCTTGCCCGCTGTTCAGACTCTCGGATTCCGGGGTGAGGCTCTCCATAGCTTGGTACAGGTGGGCACAGTCACCATTGCTAGTCGAGTCAATCCCCAAGAGCCAGGCTGGTGCGTTGTTTATAACAGTCAGGGACAGGTAGAACAGATTGAGACTATTGCTATGGCCCCTGGGACAAAAATCACGGTCAAAAACCTCTTCCAGGCCTGGCCCCATCGTCAGCATCCCCCCAACTTACGAGACCTGCAACGGATCATTTATCAAGCCGCCCTTTGCCATCCCCAGGTGACTTGGCAAGTCCATAATGGCCCGCGGGCCTGGTTCCAGTTGAGTCCTGGTCAAACTGCTCAGGATATTCTTCTCCAAATTTTCCCCCACCTCCATCCCGGCGATCTCCAGGCCTGGCAGTCCCCCCAATTAGAGTTAGCCATTGGCAGACCGGATCGGTATCATCGGCGGCGGCCGGATTGGGTCTTGTTAGCGGTGAATGGACGCTGTGTGCAATTAAAAGGGAACTTGGGCCAAGAACTCCAACAAACCCTGCTCCAGGCCTGGGAACGGACTTTGCCGCGCCATCGTTTCCCCCTCTGTTTTGCCCATTTTCAGATCCCTAGTGAACAGGTAGATTGGCATTGTCATCCAGGGAAGCAGGAACTCTATGTGGCTCATCCCCAGGCCTGGCAAGATATTTTGAAAACGGCCCTGCGCGACCTCAACCAAATCACAACTAGCCCTGAGCCAACAACAATCACTCCTAGCTTGGGCATTAAAACTAGCCGGGCCGCAGAATTAGCCGGAGCCTATGGTCGTGGTGTCGCTCTCTTAAACTCAGCCAATCCGCTCCCCAGTCAGCCGGAATTGAAAGTCCTCACCCAAGTGCATCAAACCTATATTTTGGTCGAGCATCCCACGGGCCTGTGGTTGGTCGAGCAGCACATTGCCCATGAACGGGTCTTATATGAGCAACTTCAGGCCGATTGGGCATTGGTGGAATTAGAGTCTCCGATTCAACTCGAGCGTTTGACCCCGCCCCAAATTGAGCAGTTAACCCAGCTATGGATGCCCCCAGAACCCTTTGGCCCCTCCCTCTGGTTGATTCGCCAAGTCCCCAAAACCCTTCAGGATCGCCCAGACTTGGCCGCCGCTGTTTGGGAATTGAGTTTAACTCACCAGTTTCAGGCGGCCCTCGTGGCTACGGCTTGTCGGAGTGCGATTCGCAATGGAACCCCTCTGGGCCTGGGAGAAATGCAAACCTTAATTGACCAATGGCAACGGACGGAACACCCCCAAACGTGCCCCCACGGCCGCCCGATTTGTTTGCGGCTAGAAGAATCATCTTTGGCTCGGTTTTTTCGCCGCCATTGGGTTATTGGCAAGAGTCACGGGATTTAGATTTAGCCCACCTCTGTGCCTACAGTTGACCTTTACAACCCTTCCACACCCTCAGCATAGCTGTAAACCTCAATCCCCAAATCTTCCGCAACTGGGATGGCCCGCTGATCCACCATTGGAGAGATGATCATCTTGCGGGTGACGGGGCGTTGATGACGTTTTTGATAGAAGGCAACTTTGCGATTAAAGCTATAGATATCCGGTTTACTAATGGAAGATTTGATTTCACAGGCCATCACCTCACCATTTTTGATAATGATGTCAATTTCCACTTGATCCGGCCGGCCAAAAACTTCACCGGCTTCATCAAAGTCATTGATATTCAGAACTTGGACACCAAAGGACTCTTCTAAAATTCCTTTGAGGGCATTACGGAAACTGGCTTCTGAATAGAGACCCCAACGGGAACCCAGCGCGCCAATAGTACTGTCAAACCGCTTATCAATTCGGCGGATTTCAGCTAGAGTTTCATGCCATTTGCGATCTTGTTCCTCCCATCTCCGGCTCTGTTCAGCCCATTTCCGGTCTTGCTCCAGTGAGATTTGACGCTGTTCAGCCCATTTCCGATCTTGTTCCAGTGAGATTTGACGTTGTTCAGCCCATTTCTGATCTTGTTCCAGTGAGATTTGACGCTGTTCGGCCCATTTCCGATCTTGTTCCAGTGAGATTTGATGCTGTTCGGCCCATTTCCGGGCTTGTTCCTCCCGATCTCGCTGTAATTCATTGAGAATTCGATCAAACCTATTGTCAGTTTCCTGTTTTCCAGCGTAATAATCTGAAACAGTTCGCAAAATAAAGTCTCTGATCTGCGGGTCTTGGGCAATCAGATGCGGTAACTCAGTACGAATCAGGGTTTTGATGTCTGGCTCAGTCATGGTTCATATTCTAGCTGGGCAACTCTGAGATCAGCAGATTCCCACCAGGCATTGTCAATGGTTAGAGAAATCCGCTTTCGAACACACAGGCCTGGGTCAAGTAGGTTAATTTCCCATGATTGCCTGAGGCCAGGAATCCCGAACAGCTAAGATTGATATTGTTATAGTTTAATGGAAATATCTCAATTCCTAGGAGACTATCCCTAGGCCTGGGCAATAGTTTTTAGGTTGGCAATGCATTGCGGATCGATATCAATAATTTTTGGTGTGCTGGATTGTGAAACTTTCCTTTCGACAGAAGCTGCTCATTTACATTGCCGCCCCGATTGCTCTCCTTTACATTGGCATTTGGATTTACACAGTCATCACCTTATCTCGGGATGATAAGCGACAAATTGAAGAGCAAATGCAAGAGTTAGTCACAACCTATGCCAATCAAGTAGATGGGAATCTTAAAGAACTAGAAGAAATTAACCAAACAATTGTCAATGCCCTAGAGTCGTTCCCAAATTTGTCCGAAGCGCAACTCTATAATTACCTAACCCGAAATGTCAAGCTCAATCCGTTAATATATGGTTCAGCTATTGCCTATCAACCCTATGAATTTAGTCCTAATCAACAGCTTTTTGCTCCCTATGTTTTTGATAATGGGCAAATTCAAAAAATCAACATTGCTCGGATTTATGATTATACCCGTCCAGAGTATCAATGGTTTCATAGGGCAATCAGCACAGGTAAACCGGCCTGGTCAGAACCCTATCTAGGACAGGCGGGTAAAGTGTTGATGGTTAGCTACTCTGCCCCTTTCCAGATGAATGGTAAGGTGCGCGGGGTTTCTACTCTTGATGTTCCCTTAGAAACTTTAAGCGACCGCATCCAAATTGAGGCTTTGAAGAAACGAGACTTTTTTATCTTGGATCGACGAGGAGTAGTCATTTTTCACAACAAGACAGAGTTTATTGATCAAAATGCTTTTGAGATTGCCCAACAACTGAATCGCCCAGATATTAAGGCCTTGGTTGAGGCTATGGTAGCTGGTGAATCTGGTCAAGTCCGAATGCCACGGTGGTCAGATAATGAGCAACAGTGGGTTTTTTACTCTCCGATTCGGCGGACTGGCTGGAGCTTAGCAATTCGGATTAATGAACGTGATGCCTTAGCCTATGTCCATGAGCAAACGTTAAAGGGGATTCTCTATTTAATTGTCTCCTTGGGGTTAATTGTTTCCCTAACTTGGTTGGTAACGAATCGCTTGACCATGCCTCTGCGGAAGTTAGATGGCGCGGCGCGGGACATTGCCCAGGGAAATTTGGATGTAGTCGTTGATATTGATAGTCATGATGAAATCGGTAACTTGGCCCGGACATTTTCCGATATGGCGGGTCAACTCAAAGAATCCTTTGGGGAGTTACAAAAGTTTAATCAAAGTTTAGAAGCCCTTGTCGTTGAGCGCACCCAGGCCCTAAAAGTTGCCAATACTGAACTGATGCAAAAAGAAGCCCTACTCCAGAAACAGAGCGAAGTCATTCCGCGCTTGAATAATTCTCCGGCACTCCAACAGGGTAACTTGGGAATCCTGTTACGCTCTGTCACCCAGGCGGCGGGGGAAACCCTGAACCTGAAACGGGCTGCAATTTGGCAGTTTACGGATACAGGCTTGGTTTGCGTGGATCTGTATCGAGAGGGAGAACGGCGACATCGCTCAGATCTAGAGTGGAGTTGGGCTAAATATCCCCAGTTTTTGAGCTTGTTACAACAGGGCTTGACCTTTATTTCCAGCCATTTGGCTACGGATGCTCGCTTAGTAGAATTGATGAGTTACTTTGAGGCCTATGATATTCAGGCCATTCTCTATATGCCAGTTCGCTTTAGTAACAAAGTAGTGGGCTTTTTGGGAGTGGAGGCGGTTGGGGAAATCCGGGATTGGCTGATTGAAGAACGTAACTTTATTCGTAACTTAACGGATATGGTTTCCCTCGGGATTGCGGCGCGAGATCGGGTCCAGGCCGAGCTTGAATTGGTCAAAGCGAAAGAAGCTGCTGAAGCGGCCAACCAGGCCAAAAGTATTTTTCTGGCCAATATGAGTCATGAGTTACGCACGCCCCTGAATGCCATTTTGGGGTTTAGTCAATTACTTTTACGGGATGCGAGCCTAACCCATAAACAACAACAAACTCTGGGGACGATTAACCGCAGTGGTGAGCATCTCTTGGGCTTGATTAATGATGTGCTAGATATGGCCAAAATTGAAGCAGGTCGAACGGTTCTGCAATTGGAAGCCGTTGATTTAGGCCATTTACTGCAAACGGTTCAGGATATGTTGCAAGTGCGGGCATTGGCCAAGCAGATTTACCTGAAGTTTGAGATTGACCCAGATTTACCCCCGGCGGTGGAGGCAGACCCCGGTAAACTCCGGCAAGTCCTAGTGAATTTGTTAGGGAATGCGATTAAGTTTACCCAACGGGGAGGTGTGACCCTAACGGTGACCCAGTCCGAGCCGATGACCTCCCCAGACTTACGTCAAGGTGTTTCCGGAACTCCCGTCACCTTCACAATTGCAGATACGGGCATTGGGATGGGGCCTGAGGAGTTGCAGATTCTCTTTCAACCCTTTGTCCAAACCGACAGTAGTAAAAAAGTCAGTGAAGGAACCGGCCTGGGATTGGCCATTAGCCGTCAGTTTATCCAGTTAATGGGGGGAGATATTCAGGTACAGAGCCGCAAAGGACAAGGGAGTACCTTCACCTTTACCATTCCCCTGAAGCGGGTACAGCCTCAGCCTTCTCAAACATCGCCTCAGCATATTACCCATCTGGCTGCTGGCCAACGTCTCTACAGGATTTTAGCGGTGGATGATAAAGCTGAAAACCGGGAATTACTCTCCCAGTTGTTACGCCCCCTTGGTTTTGAGGTGATGACGGCCAATGATGGTCAAGAGGCAATTGACGTTTGGGATCGGGAAAAACCTGATTTAATTCTGATGGATATTAAGATGCCAGTCATGGATGGGGAAATGGCCACCCGGAATATTCGGGCCCGGCTGGGGGAGGAGCAAGGATCGGGAACTAAGATTATTGCCTTAACCGCTAGTGTTTTTGAGTCGGAGCGCCAGGCCCTTGCGGATGCGGGTTGTGATGACTTTATGGTGAAGCCCTTTAACAATGACTATCTTTTAGAACGGATTAAGGTGCACTTGGGCTGTGAGTATGTCTATGCTGATGCGGCCCCCCCCTGCCCCCCCCCCGTGACTGTGGTTGCTGATTTAACTCCAGAGGCGTTGCAGGTAATGCCCCAGGCCTGGATTAGGGATCTAGCTACGGCGGCCAAGAAACTGAATGCCAAACAAGTCAAAGAATTAATTGCCGCTATTCCCAATGAACAGGCCAGCTTAAAGGAGAGTTTAGAGGGCCTGGTGCAACGGTTACGGTTTGACGCACTACTCAAGCTCTGTGAATCGGCTTCAGTGGCCCGCAAATAAGCAGTACCGTTACCAGGCTAGATCTAGCTCGCGAAGGCGATTTTTGAGGCTAAAGGGTTCATCAACGACGGGTTGGGTAATGTTTAATTCCTGTCGCCATTGGGGTATGGGTTTTGACCAGCCCTCTTCCCAGCGTTGGGCAATCAGCGGTTTTGCCTCTAGGGCCATGGCCATGCCTCGGGCTACTTGGGCCGTGATTCCCCCAAGGCGTTCCGGTTGACGTTTGAGAGCTAACCCCATCCCGGCGACCTGCAAAACCACACACATCGGATAACCAATTTGTACCGCTTGAATCGCTAGCACCCCTAACTCTCCACCTGTTGGGCCAAAGCCAGTAACAACATGGATAATATCGTGGGTTTTCCGGAGTCGTGCAATCAGCCAATCTTCATCGGTGTTGATCTCCGTTTTGCGATAAAAATTCGGGTCATAGTCCAAAGCTAATAAAACGGTGGCGTAGGTATGTCCCAGGGTGCCAGGGGGGAGCGTAGCTAGAGCGGCCAGGTCAATGTCTGGGCCAATAAATCGTTCTGCCATCATGGCCTGGGCCTCAGGAATTGCCCGCACCCGGTCTAAACAAACCCGCAGTTGTTCAGAGCCACGAAAATTATCCTCAATATCAAAAACATCGTCCGTATTGGCCCCCATGGACTTGAGCAGGTCTGACACGGCCTGGAAGTTGCGTAGGGTACGGGATAATTCTTCAAAACGTTTGATCATGGCTGCTTTCCCTTAAATTTTAGTGTAGATGGGATGCTTCTAATTGGTATTGACGACTATCTCCATCAAGAATAGTGCTGCCAAGTTAAGCCAACCACCATATCGTTGTAGTCTAGATCACCGCCTCCGAAAAGGTCTTCAAAGCCCCAGAGAGTTTGTCCCAACCGCCGGACATGGGCAACCCCATCGGGATTAGCCGCATCAAAGGAGAAGAAGCTGTGAATTGGGCCGGTGGGGGCATTGCTTGGATTTGTTCCTAAAAATTGACCGACACTCCCATTGGCAATTAACGCCATGCCGTAGAGGGTGCTGCTGGCTAAGGCAACTGTTTGGCGTTCACTGCTAAATATGGTGTTGACTGTGGGTAATATCCGGCCCGTGAGGGGGTCTTGAATCCGCTGGAGCACAGCTTGGGTATAGGCGACATCCCCAGGTTTTGTATCAATGACTCCATCTCCGGTCGTATCCAATCCCCCTGTGAAGCTATCCACCTTGAATAGGGCCAGGGTATTGTTGTAGGCTCCACCCCGAGCAATTTCAACCTCGGCCGTGAGGGTATATCCGGGTTGCCCAGGGGTGACCAAAACTGAGGTGCCAACTTCCAACTGGGTCTTCGCCCAGCGGAGATCAACATAGCCCCGACTATCGGCTTCGGCATGAAAGACCCCGTTATCAATGGACAGTTGGGTTTGCCCATTTTCAGAGAAGAATAGCCCATAGTGTTGATTGCCCTCCAGTTGAGTAGCCATAAAAGCCCCATTGGCCTGGAACTCGGATTGGGTCAGACGTTGCGGGTCTCCCAATGCGGCGGCGGCGGTACTGGCGGTGAGGGCATTGAGATTACTGCTGGTGGCATTTTGAAAAATAGTCTGTTGCCGGGCCTGGACGGCGGCCGCATATCCCGGATCGCTGGGGAGTAAATGACCAATCCGCCCTTGAGCATCATCCACCTGAAACACGCCAAACCGATAAGCCCCTTGGGCCGTGACATTATGGAACTGGAGTACCCCATCGCTGGCGGTCGGAATATAGAAAATACCGGGATTAACTTGTATGGGGCCAGGGGTGACTTGGGCGGGAGCATTGAAGCCTGCAACGACTCCATTAACAACCCCATCACTATCGCCCCGCCCCCCATCAATGAGGTGAATTTTGAGGGTATCAACCAAGTTATCCCCAGTTGTATCAAGAAACTCTACGCCCGTATGGCCATTGTAGAGAAACTCCTCATATTTTTTGGCCCTAGGGTTGAAGCGGAAATAACTATTGAGGCTGCTTAATCCATTGACGGCGGTGGTGACCGTTGTTTTCCCATTGGGCGTGGAGACATTAAAGTTAAGTTCAGCAAAGGGGAGGCCACCCATCTGACTTAAGCCCTGCTCCAGGCCAACGGGATTCATGCCTAAATTCCGCAGTTGTGTACCGGGGGCATTTGTGAAGCTGAGGGAACGGTTACTTAGGAGTGTGGCGGCTGTGCTGGTTAAAGGCACTAACCCAAGGTGTATCTGCCGTTGCCGGGGGCCCAACTCTTGGTCATCCTTGAGGGCAATCACAACCTCCTTAACGGCCTCATGAGGTGCAAAAACAACATAGCCAGCTTGGGCATCGTAGTGAACCCCGGCCTGGGCAGAATCATTAAGAGTGCGATATTGGGCGGCGGCGGATTGGGCTAAATTGCCACTGCGGGTGATGGTAAAGACGAGAGCCTGCCCATTTTCTGCCACAACGGGACTGTT
This genomic interval carries:
- a CDS encoding ATP-binding protein is translated as MKLSFRQKLLIYIAAPIALLYIGIWIYTVITLSRDDKRQIEEQMQELVTTYANQVDGNLKELEEINQTIVNALESFPNLSEAQLYNYLTRNVKLNPLIYGSAIAYQPYEFSPNQQLFAPYVFDNGQIQKINIARIYDYTRPEYQWFHRAISTGKPAWSEPYLGQAGKVLMVSYSAPFQMNGKVRGVSTLDVPLETLSDRIQIEALKKRDFFILDRRGVVIFHNKTEFIDQNAFEIAQQLNRPDIKALVEAMVAGESGQVRMPRWSDNEQQWVFYSPIRRTGWSLAIRINERDALAYVHEQTLKGILYLIVSLGLIVSLTWLVTNRLTMPLRKLDGAARDIAQGNLDVVVDIDSHDEIGNLARTFSDMAGQLKESFGELQKFNQSLEALVVERTQALKVANTELMQKEALLQKQSEVIPRLNNSPALQQGNLGILLRSVTQAAGETLNLKRAAIWQFTDTGLVCVDLYREGERRHRSDLEWSWAKYPQFLSLLQQGLTFISSHLATDARLVELMSYFEAYDIQAILYMPVRFSNKVVGFLGVEAVGEIRDWLIEERNFIRNLTDMVSLGIAARDRVQAELELVKAKEAAEAANQAKSIFLANMSHELRTPLNAILGFSQLLLRDASLTHKQQQTLGTINRSGEHLLGLINDVLDMAKIEAGRTVLQLEAVDLGHLLQTVQDMLQVRALAKQIYLKFEIDPDLPPAVEADPGKLRQVLVNLLGNAIKFTQRGGVTLTVTQSEPMTSPDLRQGVSGTPVTFTIADTGIGMGPEELQILFQPFVQTDSSKKVSEGTGLGLAISRQFIQLMGGDIQVQSRKGQGSTFTFTIPLKRVQPQPSQTSPQHITHLAAGQRLYRILAVDDKAENRELLSQLLRPLGFEVMTANDGQEAIDVWDREKPDLILMDIKMPVMDGEMATRNIRARLGEEQGSGTKIIALTASVFESERQALADAGCDDFMVKPFNNDYLLERIKVHLGCEYVYADAAPPCPPPVTVVADLTPEALQVMPQAWIRDLATAAKKLNAKQVKELIAAIPNEQASLKESLEGLVQRLRFDALLKLCESASVARK
- a CDS encoding Coq4 family protein, with translation MIKRFEELSRTLRNFQAVSDLLKSMGANTDDVFDIEDNFRGSEQLRVCLDRVRAIPEAQAMMAERFIGPDIDLAALATLPPGTLGHTYATVLLALDYDPNFYRKTEINTDEDWLIARLRKTHDIIHVVTGFGPTGGELGVLAIQAVQIGYPMCVVLQVAGMGLALKRQPERLGGITAQVARGMAMALEAKPLIAQRWEEGWSKPIPQWRQELNITQPVVDEPFSLKNRLRELDLAW